The Legionella cincinnatiensis genome includes a region encoding these proteins:
- a CDS encoding Thivi_2564 family membrane protein, producing MTGLFNLIAVIVVFGVVLWLIDTFIPMPPSIKSLLNVLVLIILVIYILQFFGLIKTILPMIRILK from the coding sequence ATGACTGGGTTATTCAATTTAATTGCCGTGATTGTTGTCTTTGGGGTGGTTTTATGGTTAATCGATACATTTATTCCTATGCCGCCATCCATTAAAAGTTTGTTAAATGTATTAGTGCTCATTATTTTGGTTATTTATATTTTACAGTTTTTTGGTTTGATCAAAACAATATTACCCATGATTAGAATTTTAAAATAA